The Neisseria yangbaofengii genome contains a region encoding:
- the lepB gene encoding signal peptidase I, with the protein MKVLGKELTRNDWLRGLWAVPLVFAVKFASVGITERYGIMLERTISGCLPWSVYLWDKTEAVGQLERYDLVLFPAKNMQPVLADGEMVGKLVAGLPGDTVTIKNGNLYINGKFLGDVRYVAGKWNKPLTAWDTEYRLGKDEVFVYGTEKHSYDSRYRGPYPVSALVGRLRVLF; encoded by the coding sequence ATGAAGGTGTTGGGGAAAGAGCTGACCCGAAACGACTGGCTGCGCGGCCTGTGGGCGGTACCGCTGGTTTTTGCGGTCAAGTTCGCCTCGGTCGGCATTACCGAGCGTTACGGCATCATGCTGGAGCGCACGATTTCCGGCTGTCTGCCGTGGTCGGTCTATCTTTGGGATAAAACAGAGGCTGTCGGACAGTTGGAGCGTTACGATTTGGTGCTGTTCCCGGCCAAAAACATGCAGCCGGTACTGGCAGACGGCGAGATGGTCGGCAAGCTGGTTGCGGGACTGCCCGGAGACACGGTGACGATCAAAAACGGCAATCTGTACATCAACGGCAAATTTTTGGGCGATGTGCGCTACGTCGCCGGCAAGTGGAACAAACCTCTGACGGCATGGGATACCGAATACCGTCTGGGAAAGGATGAAGTTTTCGTGTATGGGACGGAAAAACACTCGTATGACTCCCGCTACCGGGGTCCGTATCCTGTCAGCGCTTTGGTTGGCCGCCTTCGCGTTCTGTTTTGA